DNA from Mesorhizobium loti R88b:
AATGCCTGGAGCCACGGCAGCGCCAGCCACTCGACCAGACTTGTCAGGCCGAACCACAAGGCGACGAGCGCCAGCACGGTCAGGCCAAGCGTCTTGATGAACACGGCACGAAACGGTGGCGAGAGCAGCTCGAGGGCCGCATTGCGGGCAGCGTCGAAAATCACGGTGCGTCACCCCCAGGTCAGCGCCGCCGGAGGCGGGATGCTCCCGAGATAGGCAGCGTAGGTCGTGAACACAAGCGCGTATCGTTCTCTGTTTGACGCAATTCCGGACGGAAAAACCGCCTCACACTTTTTCCTGGAATTGCTCTACCGCGCGAAAGCCGGCTTTCTAACAGGGATGGTCATGGCGGCGACGCCGACCACGACAAAGGCCATACCCAGCCATACAGCTGGCCGGAGGCTTTCACCGAGAAAGATGGCTCCAATGCCGACACCGATCGGCACGCGCAGATAGGCCTGCGACGTCGTGCCGACAGAACCCAGCGTGTGGATGAGGCGGAAATAGATGACGAAGGCCAGCGCCGTTGAGAAGATCGACAGGCCGAGAAGGGCCAGGATCGATGCCATGGACGGTGTGAGCGTCCAGGGTTGGTCGACGACCAGGCTGAGTGGGACCAGAATGACGGCACCGCATAGCATCGAGCCTGCGGCCGGCAGCATCGGATCGAGGCCTTTGAAGCCACGACCGAAGATCGCGGCAGCGGCGTAACAGATCGTTGCCACGACGATGGCAATCTGCGCCCACAATTCGTGACCGAGACCACCCAGCGCCTCGGTGCCAACGATGAAACAGATGCCGGCAATGCCGGCGCCGACACCGATCAGCTTTCGCACCGTGACCGGCTCATGACGGGTGATGAGCGCGGTGAAGACGAAGGTGAAGATCGGCGAGGTGGAATTGAGGATGGTGGCGAGGCCGGCATCGACCGAGCGCTCGGCGGCCGCGATCAGCGTGAACGGGATGACGCTGTTGAGGCAGGCCTGGAAGGCGAAGCGGCGCCAGGTGGCCGCATCGCGCGGCATGGAGAGCCCGCGCCAGCGGATGATGGCGAACAGGATGCCGCCAGCGATCAAGGTGCGGGCGGCGATGAAGGTGACCGGTGGGATTGTCTCGACGCCGATCTTGATGAAGGTGTAGGAAGCGCCCCACAGCACTGCCAGCACGCCGAGCAACGCCAGGTCCGTGGTCGTATCGTTTTTTGCCGACATGGATGTTGCCTTCGGTGCGATCGGGCTCGTTGTAGGCAACGCCGCGAAGAAATGCTTCGTCCACGGTCGAATTGTCGTAGCGCCTGGTTTTTATGCACACGGGTCATCGCCGACACACCAGCAACGACAGAAAATCGGTTGCAAATTTTCGGGGTCATGCTGTAGACCCGCGCGGGCGTGGCAGGAAGCCGGCTCTCTCTTTGTACGCAATTCCTGTGGGAAAACCGCTAAGCACTTTTCCTGGAATTGCTCTAGGTTTTTGGTGGAGACATTGATGCCGGATTATGACGTGCTTTGCATCGGCAATGCCATTGTCGACATCATCGCCCAATGCGACGAGGACTTCCTCGTGAACAACGGCATCATCAAGGGCGCGATGAACCTCATCGACACGGAGCGCGCCGAACTGCTTTACAGCCGCATGGGCCCGGCGATCGAGGCCTCCGGCGGCAGTGCCGGCAACACGGCCGCCGGCGTCGCCTCCCTTGGCGGCCGCGCCGCCTTCTTCGGCAAGGTTTCCAATGATGCGCTTGGCGAAATCTACGCGCATGACATCCATGCCCAGGGCGTTGCCTTCGACACCAAACCGCTCAAGGGCGAGCCGCCGACGGCGCGCTCGATGATCTTCGTCACCCCCGACGGCGAGCGCTCGATGAACACCTATCTCGGCGCCTGCGTCGAACTCGGCCCGGAAGATGTCGAAGCCGACAAGGCATCGGGCGCCAAGGTCACCTATTTCGAAGGCTATCTGTGGGATCCGCCGCGCGCCAAGGAAGCGATCCGGCAGACGGCGAAGCTGGCGCACGCGGCAGGCCGCGAAGTGTCGATGACATTGTCGGATTCGTTCTGCGTCGACCGCTACCGCGACGAGTTCCTCGACCTGATGCGCTCCGGCACGGTCGACATCGTCTTCGCCAACAGCCACGAGATCAAGTCGCTCTACCAGACATCGTCGTTCGACGAGGCGCTGGCCAAGATCCGCAAGGACTGCAGAATAGCCGCCGTCACCCGCTCGGAAAAAGGCTCGGTCATCGTACGCGGCGACGAGACCGTGGTCATCCAGGCCACCACCATCAGGGAACTGGTCGACACCACGGGCGCAGGCGACCTCTACGCCGCCGGTTTCCTGCACGGCTACACGCAAGGCCGAGACCTCAAGACCTGCGGCGATCTCGGCTCACTGGCGGCCGGCCTGGTGATCCAGCAGATCGGCCCGAGGCCAAGGCAGAATTTGCGCCGCGAAGCGGAACTGGCCGGGTTGTTGTAGGGACAACTGCCGATCTCCCCCCATGTGGGGGAGATGGCCGGCAGGCCAGAGGGGGGCGCTGTCCCGCCGGCATTTCCAATGTTTACCTCACAGGGCGCGACGCCCGCCCAGAGCGTGGGGCACGGCGCAAGCATTGCTACGCAGCGATCCTTCGCGCCCGCCTCTGCCCTGCCGGGCATCTCCCCCACGAAGGGGGAGATCGGCAACTTCACCGTCGCGTGATTGTCATATATCGCTCTTACACGAAAACGAGAGCGTCCCGTGACTGACATTTCGGGGCGCTCGCAGTCAGATGGGGTGTTGAAAGATGCAAGACAGCAAGCTGTCGGGCGGACGTATTCGTTCGCGCCGCGATTTCCGTTTTCCGCGCTAGAAATTCAGCAATCGGCCGCAGCCGAGGGAGGAGCGCGCGCGGCCAGAAGACAGATGCATGAGCAGATTTCAGACCACCGGTCGCGGACAGGACGACTTCGCGGAGATGGTCGCCGAGGATGTCGAGCGCGCACTTGCCCGCCATGACGAGGCTATAAACCAATCCACAGTGGTCTCGCTCGGCAAGATCGCCGCCGGCATAGCGTCCGCCGTAACCTTGCTTTCGCCCAAGCATCAGCGCGCCATCGACGCCATCCATGCCGACCTTCCCGGCCTTGCCTCGAAATTCGTGCGTGCGCTGGCGGCGGAAGCCGCGCGCCGCAGTGAAGCCGGCACCACCGGAAATCCACCGACAGCATTGCTGGCCAATGAGACGCCTCCCTCGCCGTCCGACGACCTCGAATCGATGCTGATCGAGGACTGGGCCGGCCGCGTCGCCGGCTCGACCTATCTGGAAGAGAATTTGCACATCGCCCGCTCGACCCTGCATCGCTGGCAAAGGCGAAACAACGTCATCGCCTTGCGCAAGGGTGGCCGCAAGCACGTCTTCCCGCTGGCGCAGTTCGTCGACGGCAGGCCGGTGGCGGGCATTAGCGACGTGCTGTCCCTGATCGGCAATCCGAGGCTCGCCTGGCTGTGGCTGACCCGGCCTGCGGCGCAACTCGACGGCCGTGTTCCAATCGACCTGCTGCGGGCGGACCAGATCGACGACGTTGTGGAAGCAGCAAGGGTGTTCGCGCCGGGCTGAAGCCGGCACTGTCGGATATCGGAGTCGACGTTAAATTCGCACCGATAGCTTTACGCGGTCTTGCGAAGGTGAGGCCCGGACGATGGCTGTTGCGGCGTCATTTCGCTGGCGGTGACCAGGCGATTGCGGCCGCTTTTTTTGCCGATGTACATCAGCCGGTCGGCGAGCGCGATCAGCGCTTCGGAGTCCGCAGCCTCCGCCGGATACATGGCCACGCCAACAGTGCAGCCGACCTGGATGGTGCCATTGGGCGTCGGAACCTTTATCCGCAACCTTTCCAGGATGCGTTCAGCGACACGCACGGCCTTCAGCTGTGCCAGATCGGTGTCGGCCGAGAACAGGAAGGCGAACTCGTCGCCGCCAAGCCGGGCAACGAAATCGGCGCTGCGCAGGATCGAGCGAAGCTGGCTCGACACGCGCTGCAGCAGCGCATCGCCGGCCTCGTGGCCGAGCGTGTCGTTGACTTCCTTGAACCGGTCGAGGTCGATGAACAGAAGCCCGGCCGCCTCGCCGGTGGCGCCACAGCGCGCAACCACCGATTTGAGCTCGTTGTGGAAGGCACGCCGGTTGGGCAGGTCGGTCAAGGCATCGTGGTTGGCCGAGTGATCGCTCTGCTGCTTGGCAACCTCGATTTCGCGCTTTTGCGCCGACAGTTCCTCATTGGCGGTCTTCAGGTCCAGAAGCAGCTGGGCGTTGAGGTCCTCGACCACCTTGCGGTCGCTGATGTCGACGACGAAGCCTTCCAGGAATTCGAGTTCGCCGGCCTCGTCCCAGACACCGCCGCCGATCTCACGGACCCAGAGCGGTTCGCCGACCTGCGGCACGATGCGGTAGTCGACGTTCCAGTTGCAGCGCGCCTCGAGCGCGGCGTCGACGGCGGCATAGACAGACGGCAAATCATCCGGGTGGATCGCCGAGACATAGTCTCGTACGGCATTGTGAATGAAATCGCTCGGCCGATAGCCGCTGACGGTGAAAATGCCGTCGCTGATATAGAGCATGGTGTAGGACGCGTCGTTGCGGCAACGGTAGAGATAACCGTCCATGCGCCCGGTGATGCTGAGCAAAGCATCCAATCGCTCGTCGTGGTAGGCTCGCTCGCCGGCCACGGATACAGAAACGCCGTCATGCTTCATGGCCGCACCCCCATTTGGCGGTCTGAGCGCGCCGTGGATGCCGTTACGGCATGCGGCAAGAGCTTCCCTATATCAGCTGAATCTTATCAAGATGTTATGGGTGGGGGTCCGGCGGAGTTTTGAGCGCCGCCGCGTTCGAAGAGCTAGATCGTTGGCTTCCGCCCTCTCCAGGACCGCTCGTCACGTCCCCGCCGTATACGCCGCGATCGCCGCCATGTTGACGATGTCGCTGTCCTTGGCGTTCAGCGACACAATCTGCACCGGCTTGTTGAGACCAACCAGCAGCGGGCCGATGACGGTCGAGCCGCCGAGTTCCTGCAGCATCTTGGTCGAGATCGAGGCTGAGTGGAAGGCCGGCATGATCAGCACATTGGCCGGGCCGGTGAGCCTTATGAACGGGTATTGCGCCATGGCGCGGGCGTTGAGCGCGACGTCGGCGGCCATTTCGCCGTCATATTCGAAGTCGACGCGGCGCTTGTCGAGTATGCGCACGGCTTCCTGGACACGCTCGGAGCGCTCGCCCTGCGGATGGCCGAAGGTGGAATAGGCAAGCATGGCGAGCCTCGGCTCATAGCCCATGCGGCGGGCGAAGCCTGCCGCCTCCTCGGCGATGTCGGCGATCTGCTCGGCGTTCGGCATGTCGTGCACGGCGGTGTCGGCGACCAGCACGGTCTTGCCCCGCGCCAGCACGATCGAGACGCCGATGACGCGGTGGCCGGGCTTGGCGTCGATGACGCGGCGGATGTCGTCCAGCGCTGTCGAATAGTTGCGGGTGACGCCGGTGACGATGCCGTCGGCATCGCCCAGCGCCACCATGCAGGCGGCAAAATGGTTGCGGTCGTTGTTGATCAGCCGCTGGCAGTCGCGAAACAGGAAGCCTTTGCGCTGCATGCGCTCATAGAGATAGTCGGTGTAGATGCCGTTGCGGCGCGACAGCCTGGCGTTGATGATCTCGATGCCTTGCTTGTTGAGGTCGATGCCGGCGTGCTTGGCGTTTTCCTTGATGACATCGTCGCGGCCAAGCAGGATGGCGGTGCCGAGCCGCTGGTTCACATAGGAGACGGCGGCGCGCATCACCTGCTCCTCCTCACCCTCGGCGAAGACGATGCGCTTGGGTTGGCGGCGCACGCGGTCGTAGATGCGCTGCAAGGTGGAGGCGATCGGGTCGCGGCGGGCCGACAGTTCCTGCGCGTAACGGTCGAGGTCGAGGATCGGCTTTTGGGCAACCCCCGAATCCATCGCCGCCTTGGCCACGGCAAGCGGAATGGCCGAGATCAGGCGCGGGTCGAACGGCACCGGGATGATGTAGTTGGGGCCGAATTTCGGCCGGTTACCCTGATAGGCGGCAGCGACATCGTCCGGCACATCCTGGCGCGCCAGTGCGGCCAGCGCCTGGGCGGCGGCAATCTTCATGTCGTCATTGATGGTGGTGGCCCTGACATCCAGCGCACCGCGGAAGATATAGGGGAAGCCGAGCACGTTGTTGACCTGGTTCGGGTAATCCGAACGGCCCGTCGCCATGATGGCGTCGGTGCGGATCTCGGCCACTTCCTCCGGCGTGATTTCAGGATCGGGATTGGCCATGGCGAAGATGATCGGGTTCTTGGCCATCGACTGCACCATGGCGGTGGTCAGCGCACCCTTGGCGGAGAGGCCGAGGAAGACGTCGGCGCCATCGAGCGCCTCAGCCAGGCTGCGCGCATCGGTCTTGGCGGCATGCGCCGACTTCCACTGGTTCATGCCTTCGGTGCGGCCCTGGAAGACCACGCCCTTGGTGTCGCACAGGATGATGTTTTCCGGCGCGAAGCCCATCGCCTTCATCAGTTCGATACAGGCAATGCCGGCGGCGCCGGCGCCGTTGCAGACCATTTTCGTGGTCTTCATGTCGCGGCCGGTGATTTCCAGCGCGTTGATCAGGCCGGCGGCCGAGATGATGGCGGTGCCATGCTGGTCGTCGTGGAAGACCGGGATGTCCATCAGTTCGCGCAGGCGCTGCTCGATGATGAAGCATTCCGGCGCCTTGATGTCTTCCAGGTTGATACCGCCGAAGGAGGGTCCGAGGAAGCGCACGCAATTGATGAACTCGTCGGCGTCCTCGGTGTCGACCTCGAGGTCGATGGAATCGACGTCGGCGAAGCGCTTGAACAGCACCGCCTTGCCTTCCATCACCGGCTTCGAGGCCAGCGCACCGAGATTGCCGAGGCCGAGGATGGCGGTGCCATTGGAAATGACGGCGACCATGTTGCCGCGCGTCGTGTAGTCGAAGGCGCGGCTGGGGTCTTCGGCGATTGCCAGAACCGGCACCGCGACACCAGGCGAATAGGCGAGGCTGAGGTCGCGCTGCGTCGCCATCGGCTTGGTGGCAACGACCTCCAGCTTGCCGGGGCGGCCCATGGCGTGGAATTCGAGCGCCTCCTGCGCGCTGACGGACGGACCGCTGTTTTCGGTTTTCCTGGCCATGATGCTTTTGATTTCCTCGCCGGTGCAGCACCTCGTTGAAGCGGGTGCTTTGTTTCGCTCCGAATTAAGACCACGCGCCGCCCCGTGTAAACCGCCAAGCTGGGCAAAGCTGCTTCAAAGCGGACACGTTCGGTCAGGAACCATGCTGCGCTGACTTGAATGCCGCGATCTCACGTGCATGCTCGCGCAGCGTGGCCCAGCGCATCAAGGTTCCAGCACCCTGAAATGGCCATTGCGAGAAGGGCGGGTCGCTGCTGCCCAGGCGCTGCTTCAGTGCCGACAGATAGGCCGTCAGGTCCAGCCGCCCGGCCCGCACTTTTTCAAGCGTGCGCTCGCGGATTTCCTCACGCGGGATGGCGCGGTCGCGGAGCCGCTCGACCGCGCGCCTGATGGCTGCCGGTTCCGGCTCGACGATCATGCAATAGTCCGGGTCGAAAAAGACGTCCCGGCCGCCGAGGCTTGGCGTGCTAACGATCGGCAGACCGGCGAGCAGATATTCCATGGAGGCATACATCGCCCCCTCCTCGGCCGACAGGCAAAGTCCGACGGCGGCCTGGTTGTAGACACGGTTGACTTCGGGTGTTGTCAGCTTGGCGGTCATGCCGTCGACGATCGGATTGGCGATGTGGTGCAGCGGTGATTGCGCCTGCAGGCGGCGGATAAAGGCACGGGCGCCGGCTGGTGACACCTCGCCGATCGAAAAGGTGATATGAACCAGCCTTTCAATGTCGAGCGCGAGATAATGGCGCTTGGTGTGCGAAATGCGGCCATTATAGACGGCGTCGAATACGACCGGCACGTCCGGCAACGGGCGGAACATCTCTTCCGAGACCATGAGATTGTGGTTGGAAACGATCGCGGTGCCGCCGGCCGCGGCAACAAGGTGGCGTTCCTCTTCGGTGTTGCAGAGGAAAATCAGCTCGTGAAGCGGGAACCGCTTGCGGTACCAGGCTAGATCCGCGCCCATCCTTCCGACCACATGCGGCCGCTCCAATGTCCAGTTCGGCGACAGCAGCAAGGTCGCGCGCCGCTTGGCCAGGCGCCGACCGATGGCGGCGACGGTGGAGAGCGGGCGGGCGCCACCGATCGGCGTATAGAGTATCAGCGGATCGTGGCTGACCGCATAAACCGAAACGACCATGCCCCCGTCGACATCCCGCAACGGACCATGGATCGGAAGAAGGAAAGGTATGCGCTTGGCGGCCGAAAGCCGGGCCTTGCCAAAAAGCTTGGCCGCGCGCCGTACGATGTCCAGCCGCTCGAAGGGCGAACGGACCGCACCGATCATCTCCTCGAATGCTTCCTGGCCAAACCTGTCCATCTGCCAATGCCTTGTCCGCAGCGATGATTAAGTGCGACTTCACCTCGTTGCAATGCTGGTGAGCCCATCAAACGATGGTGGCGGCAACGCAGTCGTCCCCTGCTTTTCGAGACGCCGGCATTAAACCCTGCCATCACATCTGCTAGCGTGTCGGCATGAACATGCACATTCCGAACGAGCCGGACGCCCCTGAGGCCATGAGGCCGTTGCCGGCCGCCACTGCCGGCGCCACGCCAATGATCGAGCAGTTCATCGAGATCAAGGCGGCGAACCCGGATTCGCTGCTGTTCTACCGCATGGGTGATTTCTACGAGCTGTTCTTCGACGATGCCGAGAAGGCAAGCCGGGCGCTGGGCATCGTTCTCACCAAACGCGGCAAGTACCAGGGCCACGATATCCCGATGTGCGGCGTGCCGGTGCATGCGGCCGACGACTATCTGCAGAAGCTGATCGGCCAGGGGTTCCGCGTCGCCGTCTGCGAGCAGATCGAGGATCCGGCCGAGGCGAAGAAGCGCGGCGGCAAATCCGTGGTGCGCCGCGACGTGGTGCGGCTGGTGACGCCGGGCACCATCACCGAGGACAAATTGCT
Protein-coding regions in this window:
- a CDS encoding DMT family transporter, which codes for MSAKNDTTTDLALLGVLAVLWGASYTFIKIGVETIPPVTFIAARTLIAGGILFAIIRWRGLSMPRDAATWRRFAFQACLNSVIPFTLIAAAERSVDAGLATILNSTSPIFTFVFTALITRHEPVTVRKLIGVGAGIAGICFIVGTEALGGLGHELWAQIAIVVATICYAAAAIFGRGFKGLDPMLPAAGSMLCGAVILVPLSLVVDQPWTLTPSMASILALLGLSIFSTALAFVIYFRLIHTLGSVGTTSQAYLRVPIGVGIGAIFLGESLRPAVWLGMAFVVVGVAAMTIPVRKPAFAR
- a CDS encoding adenosine kinase, whose translation is MPDYDVLCIGNAIVDIIAQCDEDFLVNNGIIKGAMNLIDTERAELLYSRMGPAIEASGGSAGNTAAGVASLGGRAAFFGKVSNDALGEIYAHDIHAQGVAFDTKPLKGEPPTARSMIFVTPDGERSMNTYLGACVELGPEDVEADKASGAKVTYFEGYLWDPPRAKEAIRQTAKLAHAAGREVSMTLSDSFCVDRYRDEFLDLMRSGTVDIVFANSHEIKSLYQTSSFDEALAKIRKDCRIAAVTRSEKGSVIVRGDETVVIQATTIRELVDTTGAGDLYAAGFLHGYTQGRDLKTCGDLGSLAAGLVIQQIGPRPRQNLRREAELAGLL
- a CDS encoding antitoxin Xre/MbcA/ParS toxin-binding domain-containing protein, which codes for MSRFQTTGRGQDDFAEMVAEDVERALARHDEAINQSTVVSLGKIAAGIASAVTLLSPKHQRAIDAIHADLPGLASKFVRALAAEAARRSEAGTTGNPPTALLANETPPSPSDDLESMLIEDWAGRVAGSTYLEENLHIARSTLHRWQRRNNVIALRKGGRKHVFPLAQFVDGRPVAGISDVLSLIGNPRLAWLWLTRPAAQLDGRVPIDLLRADQIDDVVEAARVFAPG
- a CDS encoding GGDEF domain-containing protein, with protein sequence MKHDGVSVSVAGERAYHDERLDALLSITGRMDGYLYRCRNDASYTMLYISDGIFTVSGYRPSDFIHNAVRDYVSAIHPDDLPSVYAAVDAALEARCNWNVDYRIVPQVGEPLWVREIGGGVWDEAGELEFLEGFVVDISDRKVVEDLNAQLLLDLKTANEELSAQKREIEVAKQQSDHSANHDALTDLPNRRAFHNELKSVVARCGATGEAAGLLFIDLDRFKEVNDTLGHEAGDALLQRVSSQLRSILRSADFVARLGGDEFAFLFSADTDLAQLKAVRVAERILERLRIKVPTPNGTIQVGCTVGVAMYPAEAADSEALIALADRLMYIGKKSGRNRLVTASEMTPQQPSSGPHLRKTA
- a CDS encoding NADP-dependent malic enzyme; protein product: MARKTENSGPSVSAQEALEFHAMGRPGKLEVVATKPMATQRDLSLAYSPGVAVPVLAIAEDPSRAFDYTTRGNMVAVISNGTAILGLGNLGALASKPVMEGKAVLFKRFADVDSIDLEVDTEDADEFINCVRFLGPSFGGINLEDIKAPECFIIEQRLRELMDIPVFHDDQHGTAIISAAGLINALEITGRDMKTTKMVCNGAGAAGIACIELMKAMGFAPENIILCDTKGVVFQGRTEGMNQWKSAHAAKTDARSLAEALDGADVFLGLSAKGALTTAMVQSMAKNPIIFAMANPDPEITPEEVAEIRTDAIMATGRSDYPNQVNNVLGFPYIFRGALDVRATTINDDMKIAAAQALAALARQDVPDDVAAAYQGNRPKFGPNYIIPVPFDPRLISAIPLAVAKAAMDSGVAQKPILDLDRYAQELSARRDPIASTLQRIYDRVRRQPKRIVFAEGEEEQVMRAAVSYVNQRLGTAILLGRDDVIKENAKHAGIDLNKQGIEIINARLSRRNGIYTDYLYERMQRKGFLFRDCQRLINNDRNHFAACMVALGDADGIVTGVTRNYSTALDDIRRVIDAKPGHRVIGVSIVLARGKTVLVADTAVHDMPNAEQIADIAEEAAGFARRMGYEPRLAMLAYSTFGHPQGERSERVQEAVRILDKRRVDFEYDGEMAADVALNARAMAQYPFIRLTGPANVLIMPAFHSASISTKMLQELGGSTVIGPLLVGLNKPVQIVSLNAKDSDIVNMAAIAAYTAGT
- a CDS encoding glycosyltransferase codes for the protein MDRFGQEAFEEMIGAVRSPFERLDIVRRAAKLFGKARLSAAKRIPFLLPIHGPLRDVDGGMVVSVYAVSHDPLILYTPIGGARPLSTVAAIGRRLAKRRATLLLSPNWTLERPHVVGRMGADLAWYRKRFPLHELIFLCNTEEERHLVAAAGGTAIVSNHNLMVSEEMFRPLPDVPVVFDAVYNGRISHTKRHYLALDIERLVHITFSIGEVSPAGARAFIRRLQAQSPLHHIANPIVDGMTAKLTTPEVNRVYNQAAVGLCLSAEEGAMYASMEYLLAGLPIVSTPSLGGRDVFFDPDYCMIVEPEPAAIRRAVERLRDRAIPREEIRERTLEKVRAGRLDLTAYLSALKQRLGSSDPPFSQWPFQGAGTLMRWATLREHAREIAAFKSAQHGS